From Pseudorca crassidens isolate mPseCra1 chromosome 7, mPseCra1.hap1, whole genome shotgun sequence, a single genomic window includes:
- the TMEM252 gene encoding transmembrane protein 252, translating into MQNRTCLVLCAFALLTGFLMICLGAFFISSGSLFNCQGNLILAYLLLPLGFVILLSGIFWSTYHQASESKGVFSRVLRHYGAQGALPLATVDRPDFYPPAYEESLDAEKQGCPAEQETSDVPPPPYTEMGLEFEDEGDAHPEAPPSYDESVADRVEAATPLQDAERQNQEC; encoded by the exons ATGCAGAACAGAACCTGTCTAGTTCTCTGTGCCTTCGCCCTTCTGACGGGCTTCCTGATGATCTGCCTGGGGGCCTTCTTCATTTCCTCGGGCTCCCTGTTCAACTGCCAGGGGAACCTGATCCTGGCCTATTTGCTTCTGCCTCTGGGGTTTGTGATCCTTCTGAGTGGAATTTTCTGGAGCACCTACCACCAGGCCAGTGAAAGCAAAGGGGTGTTCAGCCGTGTGCTCAGACACTACGGTGCTCAGGGGGCCCTGCCCCTGGCCACAGTGGACAG GCCAGATTTTTACCCTCCTGCTTATGAAGAGAGTCTTGATGCTGAAAAGCAAGGCTGTCCTGCAGAGCAAGAGACCTCGGATGTTCCTCCACCTCCGTATACAGAGATGGGCCTCGAATTTGAGGATGAAGGTGATGCCCACCCGGAGGCCCCACCATCCTATGACGAGTCTGTAGCAGACAGGGTGGAGGCAGCAACGCCACTGCAGGATGCTGAGAGGCAAAACCAAGAGTGCTGA